The window GATATTGTAGATAATATCCGTTTCCCTAGGGGTGCGGGCGAAGCATCAGGCATGCACTAATTTATCTGTTTACTGAAGAGCATTGCAAAACCGCAATGCTCTTTAGTAAATTTATTTGAAGTGAAATATGACACTTAGGGATACATCAAAAAGATTAGCTTTTATCAGTGTACTTTTTATTATACTGTTCAATTTTCCATTTATATCTGTATTTAATAGTTTAGAGAGTTTCCTGGGTATCCCTATTTTATACCTTTATGTATTTTCGGCTTGGGTCATTTTTATTTTGGCGGTATATCTACTAATGAGGAAACGTTCAAAAGGTAATAAATCGTGATGAATAATTGGGTGATCATATTAGTGTCAATTGGCTACCTTATTTTACTATTTTTAGTAGCCTACTTTGGGGAATACCGTGCCAAAGCAGGAAAAAGTCTATTAAAAAATCCCTATATATATGCCCTTAGTTTAGCAGTATATTGTACTGCCTGGACGTATTATGGTTCCGTAGGAAATGCGGCTGAATCAGGATTGAATTTTTTGGCTACCTATATCGGTCCAACTTTGCTGGCACCTATATGGTGGTTTATCTTCAAAAAAATTATTAGGATTAGTAAAATTTACAAAATTACTACCATAGCAGATCTTATTTCTACACGTTATGGTAAATCTGTATCATTAGGGAGTCTAGTCGCTATTTTTTGTGTTTTAGGTATCATACCCTATATTTCTATACAGTTAAAGGCTATTTCTTCAAGTTTTCAAATGTTATATGATTCTAGCCTTGTAAGCAACTCGGCTGGTATCTCCTCCTTTATTTTCAATGATTATACTTTCTACATCACCATAGTACTTGCATTTTTTACGATAGTTTTCGGTACGAGAAATATTGATGCTACTGTAAAACAGGAGGGTATGGTGACTGCTATTGCTTTTGAATCCTTATTGAAGCTGGTAGCTTTCCTTATCATAGGATTCTTTATAACTTTTTTTGTATTCGATGGCTTTGCAGATATTTTTTCTGTGGCTGCAGAAGATTCCTCCTTAAAAAAGCTAACAACCCTGGATTTTAGTGGAGGGTATTCCGAATGGTTTTGGTTGAACATGCTATCGATGATGGCTTTCATGTTTTTACCTCGACAATTTCATGTTTCTATTAAAGAAAATACAAACGAAAAGCATCTCGATAAAGCTATTTGGCTATTTCCGCTATATATGCTAGTGATTAATATCTTTGTTATTCCTATAGCATTTGCTGGTAAAATTTTATTTTCAGGTCAAGAAGCCGTCTTAGCGGACACCTATGTTTTAGCTATTCCAATACTACTATCTCATGAATTTCTAGCCATATTGGTTTATCTGGGAGGTTTTGCTGCTGGAACAAGTATGGTGATTGTATCGACTATTGCGCTTAGCATCATGATCAGTAATAACTTGATATTTCCTTATTTGGTAGGAAATAGTCGTTTTATACGCCTTTTCAAGAATAATATTGGTCGGGGATTATTAAATGTAAGGCGAGCCTCTATATTATTGGTTTTATTATTAAGCTATGGATATTATAGCTTGATTAGTGTCCGCTTTTCCATCGTTTCGGTAGGTTTGATTTCTTTCGTAGCGGTAGCTCAATTTGCTCCCTCAATTATTGGAGGCGTATTCTGGAAAGAAGGAAATAAAAAAGGCGCTATTAGTGGTTTAGTAGCGGGTTTCATAGTCTGGTTTTTTTTTCTAGTGTTACCCACCCTTGATCAGACAGGTATCTTTGATTTCATAGTTCAAAATGAAAGACTATTTAATATAATCCCTTTGTCCGATGCTCAAGCTTTTGGGTTACCGATGAGTAAAATACCTGCCGCCCTTTTCTGGAGTCTATTCATCAATACTGCACTTTATATATTTATGTCTTTACGTTTTACTCAAAGTTCAAAAGAGCGAAATCATGCAGAAGTTTTTGTAGATGTTTTTTCATATGCCAAGGAATTTGAAAACACCATGGTTTGGAAGGGTACAGCTTATGTGAAAGATATTAAGGATTTATTGATCAAATTTATAGGATACCGTCAGGCGGATAAGATTTTAAAAGAATATGAATTAAGACAAAGCCTTCAGCTTGACCCCGATAATCTTGCAGATGCCAAATTGGTAGGATCAGTAGAGCGTACTTTAGCAGGTTTAATAGGCTCTTCTTCTGCTCGTCTTTTATTGAGTTCTACATTAAAGGAAGAGGAGATTTCAACTAAAGAAGTATTGGAAATATTAAGAGAAACACAGCAAATCGTTATTGTAAATAAGCAACTAAAAGAAAAATCAGAAGCTTTGGAAAGGGTAAGTCGAAAGCTTTTTAATACCAATGAAAAGTTATTGAAGATGGACCATATTAAAGATGAATTCATTAGCACTATAACACATGAAATGAGGACGCCTATTACTTCAATAAGAGCATTTTCTGAAATACTATATGATAATGATGATATTTCGGTGAACGAAAAGCAAGAGTTTTTAGAGACGATCATAAAAGAAACGGAAAGAATGGATAGGCTCATTTCTCAGGTTTTAGATATTGAAAAATTCAATACTGGAAAACAGAATTTTCATTTAGAATATTTAACGCTAAATGAAGTCATTCAAGAGGCTGTTAGCACTGTCCAAACTCTGATAGATCAGAAAGAAATTACCCTCAGGATAAACTTAGAACAATCAAGTGAATTTGTTTACGTCAATAAAGATCGATTGATACAGGTTTTACTTAACCTTATTTC is drawn from Marivirga arenosa and contains these coding sequences:
- a CDS encoding sensor histidine kinase; the protein is MNNWVIILVSIGYLILLFLVAYFGEYRAKAGKSLLKNPYIYALSLAVYCTAWTYYGSVGNAAESGLNFLATYIGPTLLAPIWWFIFKKIIRISKIYKITTIADLISTRYGKSVSLGSLVAIFCVLGIIPYISIQLKAISSSFQMLYDSSLVSNSAGISSFIFNDYTFYITIVLAFFTIVFGTRNIDATVKQEGMVTAIAFESLLKLVAFLIIGFFITFFVFDGFADIFSVAAEDSSLKKLTTLDFSGGYSEWFWLNMLSMMAFMFLPRQFHVSIKENTNEKHLDKAIWLFPLYMLVINIFVIPIAFAGKILFSGQEAVLADTYVLAIPILLSHEFLAILVYLGGFAAGTSMVIVSTIALSIMISNNLIFPYLVGNSRFIRLFKNNIGRGLLNVRRASILLVLLLSYGYYSLISVRFSIVSVGLISFVAVAQFAPSIIGGVFWKEGNKKGAISGLVAGFIVWFFFLVLPTLDQTGIFDFIVQNERLFNIIPLSDAQAFGLPMSKIPAALFWSLFINTALYIFMSLRFTQSSKERNHAEVFVDVFSYAKEFENTMVWKGTAYVKDIKDLLIKFIGYRQADKILKEYELRQSLQLDPDNLADAKLVGSVERTLAGLIGSSSARLLLSSTLKEEEISTKEVLEILRETQQIVIVNKQLKEKSEALERVSRKLFNTNEKLLKMDHIKDEFISTITHEMRTPITSIRAFSEILYDNDDISVNEKQEFLETIIKETERMDRLISQVLDIEKFNTGKQNFHLEYLTLNEVIQEAVSTVQTLIDQKEITLRINLEQSSEFVYVNKDRLIQVLLNLISNAIKFCDQTEGEILINSKKVESNFIVEVIDNGQGIPDEIKESIFDVFYQAPDQTRKKPKGSGLGLSICKKIIEYHQGDIWVESDGEQGSKFIFTLPAKVMESINEN